ATTAATTTAGTATTTGTTTCCAACCCACTTTGGATTAAAGAAGAAATTGGAGGACTTACACAATTGATTTTATAATGATTCAGTCCCAATTGTTTAATTCCGCTATTTTAGTAATATCTCAATCAAGATTTTTTCAATACTCTATAAGAATTGATACATTTCAAAGagaatataacctttataaatttatttttttcttaagtcTTAAATAAAACCTTTTCCCTCTAATTTTTACGGTTAAACTTAGATCCTTCTTTATTTTTATGGTTCAACCAAACTTCTTCCCAATTTACAATTGGTGATAAAGATGAAGTAAACAAAGAAACCTTTAAGAAGGTATGTCTTTACAAAGCTAAGTTCTACAAAAAATGAAATTAGAGTGATAAAAGATTTTACAATTAGAACTTTGTGACTATGTACAAGAGAAAAGTGAGAAATAAAGAATTTGAAGTTTTTCTCGTCTTTGATACCTGGATATGTGTTTATGTAATCTTAAAGTATTCTTGACTTGTATTTATACACTCTAACTAATTTGTGTTTCTGGACTAGCAAGACTTGTCGGTTCTTGACTTtcaactaaataatttttttcaccaTCCATTGATGAAAAACATTAATATTGTAATTCACTATCCTTAGTTGCTCAAATTCGaaataacatgaattaaattactctaatttttttaaaaaaataaataaatttactcaatatcGAAATTGAAAGTAACTGGAAAGATTTTTTACCAACAAAATTCATCCTCAAATCTATATTTTCAAAAAACTCTCTCACAATCTCTTTTACGTTAAATCACTCACAAAAGGCGAACAAGTTTACTCACAATTTCACAAATGACCACTGAAATTTGAACTCAATTGTTTTGGTTACAGGTGAAAGTGCGGTGCAGTTGCAAGTTCTTGACGTAATTGATGGTTTTGACATTTTTGGGGTGAGAGGAATTGTGGGTATACTTTGTGTTTATTAAATTTCTGTCCATGTCTAAATACCAAATTGTTGTATACTTCATTATTCCAAATTTCCAATTAATGATTTGTAGTGAAGGTGTTTTGTCAAACAATAAACGACAAAAGATTATGATCATATTAAAAGAAATAAGGGCGTAAAGCAGCTGAAGCCTTGTTTTTGGATGCCGCTGCATTTTCTTCCTACAAGTAAAAGCGACATCAGTCTCTTGGTTTAATTTAGCCCGATTTACTCGGCCCTGGACCAGCCATAATTTCATGATTTTAGTTCAAGTACAATCCTGTGAACTAGAGTGTTAAGAAATTAACAACatgaaaaataatgataaaaaaagaaGATTTTTTCTTGTGCTAGTAGTTAGCATTATCATAATATCAGACGCTTTTACAATGTGAAtacgaaaaaaaaatgaaatttcagaTCAATGTGATCTCACAATCGGAAAACCTGGACCAAAGCAATATAATAAATTTGTAAGCTGAATGATGTTACTGATATCGTGCACCAATTGAATCGAAAACGTCCTACTATCTATGAAAAATTATCTCATCCCGCTTCGATACTGAAACTTAAATCACGAGACACGATAGCCCTCCCTTTTTTTACTACAATCTAAACACCTTGTGCCTGTGTTGTTTCCCTTTGCAACCaataccaaaaattaaataataaaacataacccCAATAACCCAACGTGCATGCATGCAAATCGAATGCCGTCAATACGTTATtgaccaatatatatatattctttttttttggggggggggggaaggaTTTCATTGATTCATAAAGTTTTGAAGCCTTATTTGTTGGTAAAACTGAGCGATGAACTCTTCAGCTTTGGCATCAATCATCTCGTCGCCGCCATCATCATCGAACCAGCTTTCCTCTTCACTAGGTTCCATAACATGAATCTCTTGATTCAAAGGTGACTCGTACTGGCTCATGAAAGATGAATCGGACGAAGCCATTGGAGACCAGGGAGCCGCCTCAATATCTTCCTCTGTTCGTTGACTTACGGGTATGAACTTCGGCTCAAGCATGAACCCAGGTTTGGCCTCGATAGTAGGGGGCGGTGATTGGTTGCTTTGTATATGCATCGGACGCATTGACCCTAGAAGCCTCTTCCAAGAAACCTTGGGAACCATATTAGCCTGAACCAATTTCGAATTGCTTGATTTGAGACGCAACATGTAAAGAGCCACCTTGATGACGTTGAGCGCGGCGGATCGTTTTCTTTTGTGAGGCGTGGCCAAGCTATTTTGATCATCATGAGGAGCCTTCTTCTTGTCCCTTGAGATGGATGCCATTAATGTACCTGATATTTCCTCCACCGAACAAGGAGACAAGAAGAAGGGTCCCTAATGTATTAATTAAAATCGGCTATCGTAATTTCAGAGCAACCCCTGCGGTTAGCACAGGGAGATGCGAAATGTGGGTTGCCGAGGGGGTTGAATTCAGAAAACAACCAATTTATACATTGGAGGGTTGAAGAGTCGTCCTACCCCTACCCCTACCcccattttttatatatgtattttactgGGAAATTCATGGTAAAAGAAACGGAATATTCTTGAGCTGGCCAAAACAGTAAGCAACCGAATACTAATTTATGCATACATATACCCCAGTAAATGTTATGCATACGTAGAAAgaatatatttttagaaaattctaGAACTCTAATCCTTACCCTTTAATATCATATATACTAAATTCGAAAACCCTAAATCCATAAATATAACCTTTAAAtctaattaaaatgaaaaaaaaatatttttattttctctttataacAACAAAAGTCATAAATTAAGGAgtacattttactaaattaattaaataaaatcaaaagaaatagtTAAACTTAAATACCACCATCACATTATTATTTCccatcaatatttaattttatttgtgtagttatatatattaattaaaattgatgTAAGTTAATTCAATAAATGCATATATAATATTGATTTGAAGAAGAGACGTGGGTTGATGTTCCAagacaaataaataattcaacatTATTGCCAGATGTTTATAATTAATCTCACCAACAAAGAAGCAGTAGGCTAAAGTTGTTTTGGACGCAATGTCTTTAAGTAAGAAAGCGTAGAAGGCCTTCAAATTGTTTCTTGCGGATGAAATTAATCTCACAATCTTCTTTTATTCCCAAAGAGATGGAATTTCTAGTAACAACAAAACTCCACTGGAAATTGGGAAGTGACCCCTAAACATGCGTCCTTGAATTCAGAATCATCCCTTTCTTCTCCCGTAACTCTCCaacattattataataatataatggtCACAGTGAGAACAGCGAGGGCGACGGAGCCAAGTTTCTTGATTTCTTGGTGGAGCAGCTGAGATTTCTTATGATTAGTTTACTTGCAAATTAATCACATAATGTAATCATTGAATTGCAGATCCGTACGTGTTTCCTTACTACCACCCATTCCATAATCAATAACTTCATTATTTATTGCTTCCGGATCTTCATTTTTCATACCAAACTACCACTCCTCTTCTAATCAATTCCCTTCATTTTCgttaagcaaagaaaaaaaaagaatagttgTTGCCAGCTGCGGCTTTTTCTCCTTCCTTACTGCACTAATGTTTAAGTTTACGGATAAACTGCTTAGTTAGTCACTCGATCTTTAGAatgctttcattttagtcactaaacatGAAATCCTCGCAGTTTCGTCACTTAATTTTTAGggtgttttcattttattcacacAACCGTTAAATCTCCATCAGCGTTATAACTCTGCATGCCAAATCATGTTTATACTTTCATTTTAGTTACCCAACTTCTAGGatgctttcattttagtcacaaaattttttttaatttttaaagtattattaGGGTAAAAAATTTAACGATTAAAGTAAAAAAGcgatagaaactaaaataatgtattaaattttattaaattgtactTGTTTGCAACATTGAtagaaattctatttttttttcaatattgaaattttaaatttcaaatttcaaaacatcatttaaataaaatgttgaaaagaaaTTATCCATTGACGATGTAAACTGATTTGTTActgtaatattgaaattaattaaattaatcaccttctaaatttattttcttttatgtttccatattattattaatgaaatcaactcaataactcatatttaataattgtatgcgaaacttaaaatttttttattatataatcttgAATCTTCCTTACCAGACTAAAAGCATAGAAAAATCATTgcaattgattaaattaattgctTATTTTTCGTTTGGGTGACAAAGTGATGAAAAAATTATGGGTTTTATTTGGCATgaaagataaatttaattaattataaggatttttctttgttttttaactCAATATGAAAGGCTCGAgatcatataatcaaaagaaatttgggTTACATGTTCAATTATTAAAGATGGTTTATTGAGTTGAtgtcaatttgaaaatataaaataatattttaagatttaaaaggagactaaattaattaatttaattagtttcaatATTATAATAACAAATCACCATCGGTTGAGAGTATTCaagtataaaaaattttcaataacttatttaattgattttgatgttttaaaacttaaaaattcaatatgaaaaaaaaagaatttaaaacttTCAGCAAGgggataaacaagtacaatttgaccatttttaaagcattattttagtttcacctgctttttcactttaatccttaatatttttttgtcctgatcaatattaaaaaaagataCTTTCTAGATAACCAAAATTGAAAACAACttagaagttgagtgaccaaaatgaaaatgtaaTATGATATAGTGTGTATAAATTAACTGTCGTTAGCGATTTAATGGTTCGATGGCCAAAATGCAAGTACCCTAAAAATTGGGTGGTCAACTAGGTAATTTACCTTTAAGTTTAcgtatttataattaattaggaATTTAATTAATAGTGTAAGATTTATCTCGATATACTCTATTTCGGAATTAATCAATTTCTTGTAAAAAAATGAAAGACAAAAGAAAATTGTTGTAAGTTTAAGGCTTTTCTACcttaataatgtaaaaaaaataaattaaataccaaaatgatATGTCAGTAGGATTAACTACCAAAATGGTATGTCAATAGCGGTGGTGCCTATCTTATAGGCAGCACCAccatttttcctaaaatttattttttaaaaatattattttattagttgtCTCTCTTATAGGCAACACCACAATTTAAAAAAACCCCGAAATATGGTTGAGATATGACCCGCCCTCTTGCAAGTGGTGCCACATGGACTGGCGGCACCAGTCATGCCTCCCTGACAAGCGGCATTGGTGCCAGTGAGCCATCCCCTCCATCAGTGGCTGTGCACTGCAAATTTGCAGTGTTTATTCCCGTCTGAGGGAAAAAAAATGAGGATGGGGGACCTTATAACCATGGTCCTCATTGTAGAAGGGTTTCGGCAGGGAGAAAAAAAGAGGGAAAGTAAGGAGaggaaagagaagaaagaaataaagaaaaaaaaaggtatgtTTGTTAgtaattaatgttttttttttttaatttaaagggattaattttttttatgttgtttttttttgttattaattattataaattgtttgtgtttagtttagtgttttgtgatttttttatgaatgtaagttttttgtttttttaattattttatagctattttgttagtaatttatgattagattataaattgtttgtgtttagtttagtattttgtGAGTTTTtatgaatgtaaattttttttaaagtcattttGTCAGTAATTTATGGTTAGATTATAAATTGTTTGGGTTTTGTTTAatgtttattgtgattttttatgaatgtaaatttttttatttttttaaattatttgaaagttattttgttagtaatttatgattagattataaattgtttctgtttttttagtgtttattgtgattttttatgaatgtaattttttttaattatttcaaagttgttttttagtaatttattattaggttataaattgtttgtgtttagtttagtgtttaTTGTGACTTgttataaatgttattttttgtgttttttaaattattttaaagttattttgttagtaatttattattagattataaattattaatttgtttagTTTAATGTGTATCGTGATTTgttataatgtaattttatttgtttttgatttatttgacaatttttattaatttattgaaatgtcgattaagtttgtttttatataattttataagttgtttgaaagaaactaaacatgtatgtttctattttattttttcccaattcatatgttttttatgtttagatagtttatgtttattttaattatattattattgtaaactaacttaattttttttgtgtaggtaaaatatgagaatttattagatatttattttgtaattattttattattgtactATGTTTATCGTATTATTTGCtctatgtataatattaatgtaataacctaaaattcacgggcatcaaaAAAGTacaatatcgggcctccgtcttagtaaattgagttcgtattattagaaatatttatgagtctaatagtgagcttaattaagttttaattaggtaaatttagcttaattaagagtaattacgaaaaaatattaaattgaataaaaggtaaaagtttaattatagattaaagaaaaacttaATCGGCTAAATAAGCAATTAGACTAATTGCTTAGAATGAGGCGGTTAATGAGTATAAAAATCTTGAGGTTTTGTTATTAatctattattataataattattaattattattatagttttctatttaaatattattattaatattattatattatgaaataaaataaattaagagaaGTGGATGGCGATAAGATCGTACAAGTGTaataatgtatatacatacacttgtattataattatttatttacttaaaatttaagttaaaagatatttattaattaaataattatattataagatttttgtataataaataaataaaagaaagataaatgaATGGTCATAataatatacaaatgtaaaaatatttatatgtacacttgtgatatatgtatttgttattaaatagatatttattataattattatagttttatattaaattattaaattgtgattatgattattattattattattattattattaaaataaattaaaatgaagacaattgtataatgattaatggtacatgtgtaaaatatatataaatacacttgtagtaaaataaaatattttcttataatttaagtaaaagatatttatgaattaaatattattatattatattattatcataatgtattattattgatattattaactaatatatatatatatgaaataaagtaaaataacaaaGGAAACTGAAGCTTTCGAAATAgggagaaaggaaagaaaaaaagaaaaggaaaaggaaaaactaaggttttaaagcttggagtttaatttggtaagtcaattaagtcattttcttttaattttgatgttttagaagttttagaacaaagttttgtagAAATTAAGTTGAGGAAGTTCTTAGGTATTTaagtatagttcatgttgaacaaatgattgaattagggattaaattgatagaattcttatttagaattgattaaaggattaaattgtaaagtaagctataagttttgtgtttgaaggactaaattgaaagaaatctgAAAATAGGGTTTTATCATGAACATTggatatttattttgaatatgatagaaaattgagtagaaataaagtatgaattgaattagaaaaataagtgaacttagttaggatcaaattgaaaataaggtagaaattgaatagaaattcaattattcaatataaattagtgttgtattaatagtatattattttaattttcgtagctaacaaagaactcGAGGCATCGGCATCGAAAGGAAAAGAGAATGTTATCAAGGAGTAATCGAGTAaatcacggtttgtattactataattcaaactactatttattaaatgttatatttaaatttatgtgtatggtaagtaaaattttaaggtaagtatcaatattgaaatgaatgaaattgagatgaagtatgattatgtatgaatatTTGATAGTATATTGTTGGAAAGTGGAAAATTGTATCGAAATGAATTGTAcattgaaagtgaaattgaaattgagaaatgatttgaataccctattaactagtcgggctgagtaggatatagttggcatgccataggattggaaaagTACAGGAAATTATCGGCTTTGCAATCAGGCACTATATGTGTCGTATTAGGCACCACatgtgtcgtttcaggcactttatgtgtcgcaTATTGCTTTTGTTATATTGATCAGGTATTgagtaccgttttaggcacaatgtccTGTActagtgtgtttggttggaatctgTGTATCTGCCAAggtccgggtttgttaatagggtgaataatcAAAATGAGtgaattgaataaatttgattgatcgtaCGACTAAAAGTATGAGAAAGAAATTGTTAGtcgaattgtgaattgaaattgtATGTGAGATTTGGAAaaatgaacctaaggttcatgaATTGATCAAGTTCGAGTTATTAAGATATAATATTGTTGATGAattattatatatgaaatatgaaattgaatgtaaattagtttttatgatttataaattttacatgtttaatgttatatgattaatatttataattcattaaagttatatagtttgaattatggtaataccactgagtatgaaatactcagcatATGATTGTTTCCATACGCAGGTCAGTAGAAGTCAAAggtcccggttcagcatccagatcaATCTCTACTTCAGCACaactttggtgatgtatttttccttttggtaaatgtggcatgtacttaggtcATATATATAGGtcatatgattttggttataaagTATGGATGGTTTGTAATGTTTT
The Gossypium hirsutum isolate 1008001.06 chromosome A07, Gossypium_hirsutum_v2.1, whole genome shotgun sequence genome window above contains:
- the LOC107956501 gene encoding uncharacterized protein — protein: MASISRDKKKAPHDDQNSLATPHKRKRSAALNVIKVALYMLRLKSSNSKLVQANMVPKVSWKRLLGSMRPMHIQSNQSPPPTIEAKPGFMLEPKFIPVSQRTEEDIEAAPWSPMASSDSSFMSQYESPLNQEIHVMEPSEEESWFDDDGGDEMIDAKAEEFIAQFYQQIRLQNFMNQ